In Papaver somniferum cultivar HN1 chromosome 1, ASM357369v1, whole genome shotgun sequence, a genomic segment contains:
- the LOC113277292 gene encoding phosphoenolpyruvate carboxylase 2-like yields the protein MARSLEKMASIDAQLRLLAPGKVSEDDKLIEYDALLLDRFMDVLQDLHGDDIRETVMECYELSAEYEGNRDPKKLEELGNVLTSLDPGDSIVIAKSFSHMLNLANLAEEVQIAYRRRNKLKKGVFADENSATTESDFEETIKRLVVDLKKSPEEVFDALKNQTIDLVFTAHPTQSVRRSLLQKHGRIRNCLAQLYAKDITPDDKQELDEALQREIQAAFRTDEIRRTPPTPQDEMRAGMSYFHETIWKGVPKFLRRIDTALKNIGINERVPYNAPLIQFSSWMGGDRDGNPRVTPEVTRDVCLLARLMAANLYYSQIEELMFELSMWRCTDELRSRAEELHRNSRRDAKHYIEFWKQVPPTEPYRVVLGDVRDKLYQTRERSRHLLTNTISDIPEEATYTNIEQFLEPLELCYRSLCACGDRPVADGSLLDFLRQVSTFGLSLVRVDIRQESDRHTDVLDAITNHLGIGSYRDWSEERRQEWLLSELSGKRPLFGPDLPQSEEVADVLNTFHVLAELPADNFGAYVISMATSPSDVLAVELLQRECHVKQPLRVVPLFEKLADLESAPAALARLFSIDWYRNRIDGKQEVMIGYSDSGKDAGRFSAAWQLYKAQEDLIKVAKEYGIKLTMFHGRGGTVGRGGGPTHLAILSQPPETVHGSLRVTVQGEVIEQSFGEEHLCFRTLQRFTAATLEHGMKPPISPKPEWRTLMDEMAVVATEEYRSIVFQEPRFVEYFRRATPELEYGRMNIGSRPSKRKPSGGIESLRAIPWIFAWTQTRFHLPVWLGFGAAFKHIIQKDVRNLNMLQEMYNEWPFFRVTIDLVEMVFAKGDPGIAALYDKLLVSEDLWSFGEKLRNNYEETKSLLLQIANHKDLLEGDPHLKQRLRLRDSYITALNVCQAYTLKRIRDPSFHVKLRPHLSKEIMLKDILESNKPAAELVQLNPASDYAPGLEDTLILTMKGLAAGMQNTG from the exons ATGGCTCGGAGTCTGGAGAAAATGGCATCAATTGATGCCCAGTTGAGATTATTAGCACCTGGAAAAGTATCAGAAGATGATAAACTTATTGAATACGATGCATTACTTTTGGATCGGTTCATGGATGTTCTTCAGGATTTGCATGGCGATGATATCAGAGAAACT GTTATGGAGTGTTATGAGTTATCAGCTGAGTACGAGGGAAACCGAGATCCTAAAAAGCTTGAAGAGCTTGGTAATGTGTTAACAAGTTTGGATCCTGGGGATTCTATTGTTATTGCTAAATCGTTCTCTCACATGCTTAACTTGGCCAATTTGGCTGAGGAGGTTCAGATTGCTTACCGGAGACGGAACAAGCTCAAGAAAGGAGTTTTTGCTGATGAGAACTCTGCAACTACTGAATCTGACTTTGAAGAGACTATTAAGAGACTTGTAGTTGATCTCAAAAAGTCTCCTGAAGAGGTTTTTGATGCTTTAAAGAATCAGACCATAGATCTTGTCTTTACTGCTCATCCTACTCAGTCCGTCCGAAGATCATTGCTTCAGAAGCATGGAAG AATTCGCAATTGTTTGGCCCAGTTGTACGCTAAGGACATCACTCCTGATGACAAGCAAGAGCTTGATGAAGCTCTTCAGAGAGAG ATTCAAGCTGCATTTCGCACAGACGAAATCCGCAGAACTCCACCAACTCCACAAGATGAGATGAGAGCTGGGATGAGCTACTTCCATGAGACTATCTGGAAGGGAGTCCCCAAATTTCTACGAAGAATCGATACAGCTTTGAAGAATATTGGAATAAATGAGCGTGTTCCTTACAATGCCCCTCTAATTCAGTTTTCTTCCTGGATGGGTGGAGACCGTGATG GAAATCCAAGGGTTACCCCAGAGGTTACTAGAGATGTATGCTTACTGGCTAGATTGATGGCTGCAAACTTGTATTACTCTCAGATAGAGGAGCTTATGTTTGAG TTGTCCATGTGGCGTTGCACTGATGAACTTCGTTCACGAGCGGAGGAACTTCACAGGAACTCAAGGAGAGATGCAAAACACTACATTG AATTCTGGAAACAAGTTCCTCCAACTGAACCTTATCGTGTTGTTCTTGGAGATGTGAGGGATAAGCTATATCAGACACGTGAGCGTTCTCGCCATTTATTGACAAATACAATCTCTGACATTCCTGAGGAAGCAACCTACACTAACATCGAACAG TTCTTGGAGCCTCTTGAGCTTTGTTACAGATCCCTTTGCGCTTGTGGAGATAGACCAGTGGCTGATGGAAGCCTTCTCGATTTCTTGCGTCAGGTTTCTACCTTTGGTCTATCCCTTGTTAGAGTGGACATAAGGCAAGAATCAGATAGGCACACTGATGTTCTTGATGCCATCACGAATCATCTAGGTATTGGATCTTATCGTGACTGGTCTGAGGAACGCCGACAAGAATGGCTATTATCGGAGCTCAGTGGCAAGCGCCCCCTATTCGGTCCTGATCTTCCTCAATCTGAAGAAGTTGCCGATGTTTTGAACACTTTCCATGTCCTTGCAGAACTTCCTGCAGATAACTTTGGTGCCTATGTTATCTCAATGGCAACTTCACCGTCAGATGTTCTTGCTGTCGAACTCCTTCAACGTGAATGCCACGTGAAGCAACCATTGAGGGTTGTGCCATTGTTTGAGAAGCTTGCAGATTTAGAGTCTGCTCCAGCTGCTTTGGCCCGTCTTTTCTCAATTGACTGGTACAGGAACAGAATTGATGGGAAACAAGAAGTTATGATTGGTTACTCAGATTCCGGAAAGGATGCTGGTCGTTTCTCTGCAGCTTGGCAATTATATAAGGCTCAAGAAGACCTTATAAAGGTTGccaaagaatatggaattaagttAACAATGTTCCACGGTCGTGGTGGGACTGTTGGAAGAGGTGGTGGGCCCACCCATCTTGCTATTTTGTCACAACCACCAGAAACAGTCCATGGTTCACTTCGTGTTACGGTTCAGGGAGAAGTCATTGAACAGTCATTTGGGGAAGAGCATTTGTGTTTCAGAACACTTCAGCGTTTCACAGCTGCTACACTTGAGCATGGGATGAAACCTCCTATCTCTCCAAAGCCCGAATGGAGAACTCTTATGGACGAGATGGCTGTTGTTGCAACAGAAGAATACCGTTCCATCGTTTTCCAGGAACCTCGATTTGTTGAATACTTCCGTCGC GCAACTCCAGAGTTGGAGTACGGTCGGATGAACATTGGTAGTCGCCCATCCAAGCGAAAGCCGAGTGGAGGTATTGAATCGCTCCGTGCAATCCCATGGATCTTTGCATGGACCCAGACAAGGTTCCATCTTCCAGTGTGGCTAGGTTTTGGGGCAGCATTTAAACATATTATTCAGAAAGATGTGAGGAACCTTAATATGCTACAAGAGATGTACAATGAGTGGCCTTTCTTCAGAGTCACCATCGATTTGGTCGAAATGGTGTTCGCTAAGGGAGACCCAGGTATTGCTGCTTTGTATGACAAGCTTCTAGTGTCAGAAGATCTTTGGTCTTTTGGAGAAAAATTGAGAAACAACTACGAAGAAACCAAGAGTCTTCTCCTGCAG ATTGCCAACCACAAGGATCTTCTCGAAGGGGACCCACACTTGAAGCAGAGACTAAGACTTCGTGATTCATACATCACAGCCCTAAATGTATGTCAAGCCTACACACTGAAGCGAATCAGAGACCCAAGCTTCCATGTGAAATTGAGGCCTCATCTTTCCAAGGAGATTATGTTGAAGGATATATTGGAGTCCAACAAGCCTGCGGCGGAGCTGGTGCAGCTGAACCCGGCAAGTGACTACGCTCCTGGTCTTGAAGACACCCTCATCCTGACCATGAAAGGTTTAGCTGCAGGAATGCAGAACACTGGTTAG